Proteins encoded within one genomic window of Brassica rapa cultivar Chiifu-401-42 chromosome A09, CAAS_Brap_v3.01, whole genome shotgun sequence:
- the LOC103842187 gene encoding uncharacterized protein LOC103842187 isoform X2, translating into MFVVPSFSFLKNAGLLHLPHQYDQVAFLGFFLIVFFFHGGFLSLLSFDTFSIFSTFRMPYFRIHTPLHTHIHNSVYKTRNNACFTHLSIPEINKKEIRSKNQKTTKGEPQIKRKPAEQILKSSMAKKVRKLHVSVKPVRLHGLPVVLGGETVAKNVFAMVELKWKGPVSGFGLGLVPFYRSNRPANHTTSKPIALGASHVEWEDEFERVCCIVGPWNLSFTVFYGETIDAKNKKAIVGKASLDLSELPSKLESTVERKLPIRSKGLLWKEATLVVNVTFSQVRNEPDDFTQLGPVTVDSAITTNMPSRRGGMDFDSSSSPATASNSGGVSPILGTGSNSSPENQSEPGHKAGFNWWKRRRLSFSMTWRREPREEESTTKTPPSAATESEKPATELSFEPNRWVAKDLSSRDGKSKLRSEVYTASIDQRSEQAGGEAACAAVAVVVAHWFQANPRLINPSETEFDSLITQGSSLWQSLSDEESYLTLFPDRHFDLETVVSAKLRPVKVCTDKSFTGFFSPERFASLEGLMSFDQIWDEVEKEVRAASEIGEARVYIMSWNDHFFVVKGDIEGYCVIDSLGERLFEGCKQAYILKFDDSSLMYEKEKLVCKGKECCREYIKRFLAAIPVAELAAKEEKGDADVSLLHEKLQIDLHHIMLIGD; encoded by the exons ATGTTTGTTGTTCCTTCGTTCTCATTTCTTAAAAACGCGGGTTTGCTCCATTTGCCGCATCAATACGACCAAGTCGCTTTTCTAGGCttctttttaattgtttttttctttcatggAGGGTTTCTCTCTTTGCTGTCTTTTGATACCTTTTCAATATTCTCTACGTTTCGTATGCCTTATTTTAGAATACATACGCCTCTACATACACATATACACAATTCTGTATATAAAACAAGAAATAACGCCTGCTTCACACATTTATCAATACCTGAAATAAACAAAAAGGAGATTCGatcaaaaaaccaaaaaacaacaAAAGGAGAACCCCAAATAAAGAGAAAACCTGCGGAACAAATTCTCAAATCATCAATGGCCAAGAAAGTGAGAAAGCTTCACGTATCGGTGAAGCCGGTGCGGCTCCACGGTTTACCGGTTGTTCTCGGAGGGGAAACGGTAGCAAAGAATGTTTTTGCGATGGTGGAGTTGAAATGGAAAGGACCGGTCTCTGGTTTCGGATTGGGGCTCGTCCCTTTCTATCGGTCAAACCGACCCGCCAACCACACGACCTCTAAACCGATTGCTTTGGGCGCAAGCCATGTGGAATGGGAGGATGAGTTCGAACGGGTTTGTTGCATTGTTGGCCCGTGGAACCTTTCCTTCACTGTCTTTTAC GGGGAGACTATAGACGCAAAAAACAAAAAGGCTATCGTCGGAAAAGCGTCGTTGGATTTGTCGGAGTTACCTTCGAAACTTGAATCAACGGTGGAGAGAAAGCTTCCGATTAGGTCAAAGGGTTTACTTTGGAAGGAAGCAACCCTTGTG GTCAACGTGACTTTTTCTCAAGTAAGAAACGAACCGGACGACTTTACCCAACTCGGTCCGGTAACGGTTGACTCAGCGATTACGACGAATATGCCAAGTCGTCGCGGCGGAATGGACTTCGATTCCTCTTCCTCACCGGCCACCGCTTCAAATTCCGGCGGAGTTAGCCCAATTCTAGGAACGGGGTCGAATTCAAGCCCGGAGAACCAATCTGAACCGGGTCATAAAGCCGGGTTTAACTGGTGGAAGAGACGACGGTTAAGCTTTTCAATGACCTGGAGAAGAGAACCG AGAGAGGAAGAAAGTACAACAAAGACACCACCGTCGGCGGCGACGGAATCAGAAAAGCCGGCGACGGAGTTATCGTTCGAGCCGAACAGATGGGTAGCAAAGGATCTATCGAGCCGGGACGGAAAATCGAAGCTGAGATCGGAAGTCTACACGGCGTCGATCGATCAGAGAAGCGAACAAGCCGGCGGAGAAGCAGCCTGCGCGGCGGTTGCGGTGGTGGTTGCTCACTGGTTCCAAGCGAATCCTCGGCTAATCAATCCCTCGGAAACGGAATTCGATTCGCTGATCACGCAAGGATCTTCCTTATGGCAATCCCTCTCCGACGAAGAGTCTTATCTGACGCTGTTCCCGGACAGACATTTCGATCTGGAGACGGTCGTATCCGCCAAGCTACGGCCGGTTAAGGTTTGTACCGATAAATCGTTTACCGGGTTTTTCTCCCCGGAGAGGTTCGCTTCGCTGGAGGGTTTAATGTCGTTTGATCAGATCTGGGACGAAGTGGAGAAAGAGGTAAGGGCTGCGTCGGAGATTGGGGAGGCTAGGGTTTATATTATGAGCTGGAACGATCATTTCTTTGTGGTGAAAGGAGATATAGAAGGGTATTGTGTGATTGATTCGTTAGGGGAGAGACTGTTCGAAGGTTGCAAGCAGGCGTACATTCTCAAGTTTGATGATTCGAGTTTGATGTATGAGAAAGAGAAATTGGTTTGTAAAGGTAAAGAGTGTTGTAGAGAGTATATAAAGAGGTTTCTTGCGGCGATTCCGGTGGCGGAGTTGGCGGCAAAGGAGGAGAAAGGGGATGCTGATGTGTCTCTTCTTCATGAGAAACTTCAGATTGATTTGCATCATATTATGTTGATTGGTGACTAG
- the LOC103842187 gene encoding uncharacterized protein LOC103842187 isoform X1, giving the protein MFVVPSFSFLKNAGLLHLPHQYDQVAFLGFFLIVFFFHGGFLSLLSFDTFSIFSTFRMPYFRIHTPLHTHIHNSVYKTRNNACFTHLSIPEINKKEIRSKNQKTTKGEPQIKRKPAEQILKSSMAKKVRKLHVSVKPVRLHGLPVVLGGETVAKNVFAMVELKWKGPVSGFGLGLVPFYRSNRPANHTTSKPIALGASHVEWEDEFERVCCIVGPWNLSFTVFYGETIDAKNKKAIVGKASLDLSELPSKLESTVERKLPIRSKGLLWKEATLVVNVTFSQVRNEPDDFTQLGPVTVDSAITTNMPSRRGGMDFDSSSSPATASNSGGVSPILGTGSNSSPENQSEPGHKAGFNWWKRRRLSFSMTWRREPVIIRFSKFQKPNVILYPNRNRFIFSQREEESTTKTPPSAATESEKPATELSFEPNRWVAKDLSSRDGKSKLRSEVYTASIDQRSEQAGGEAACAAVAVVVAHWFQANPRLINPSETEFDSLITQGSSLWQSLSDEESYLTLFPDRHFDLETVVSAKLRPVKVCTDKSFTGFFSPERFASLEGLMSFDQIWDEVEKEVRAASEIGEARVYIMSWNDHFFVVKGDIEGYCVIDSLGERLFEGCKQAYILKFDDSSLMYEKEKLVCKGKECCREYIKRFLAAIPVAELAAKEEKGDADVSLLHEKLQIDLHHIMLIGD; this is encoded by the exons ATGTTTGTTGTTCCTTCGTTCTCATTTCTTAAAAACGCGGGTTTGCTCCATTTGCCGCATCAATACGACCAAGTCGCTTTTCTAGGCttctttttaattgtttttttctttcatggAGGGTTTCTCTCTTTGCTGTCTTTTGATACCTTTTCAATATTCTCTACGTTTCGTATGCCTTATTTTAGAATACATACGCCTCTACATACACATATACACAATTCTGTATATAAAACAAGAAATAACGCCTGCTTCACACATTTATCAATACCTGAAATAAACAAAAAGGAGATTCGatcaaaaaaccaaaaaacaacaAAAGGAGAACCCCAAATAAAGAGAAAACCTGCGGAACAAATTCTCAAATCATCAATGGCCAAGAAAGTGAGAAAGCTTCACGTATCGGTGAAGCCGGTGCGGCTCCACGGTTTACCGGTTGTTCTCGGAGGGGAAACGGTAGCAAAGAATGTTTTTGCGATGGTGGAGTTGAAATGGAAAGGACCGGTCTCTGGTTTCGGATTGGGGCTCGTCCCTTTCTATCGGTCAAACCGACCCGCCAACCACACGACCTCTAAACCGATTGCTTTGGGCGCAAGCCATGTGGAATGGGAGGATGAGTTCGAACGGGTTTGTTGCATTGTTGGCCCGTGGAACCTTTCCTTCACTGTCTTTTAC GGGGAGACTATAGACGCAAAAAACAAAAAGGCTATCGTCGGAAAAGCGTCGTTGGATTTGTCGGAGTTACCTTCGAAACTTGAATCAACGGTGGAGAGAAAGCTTCCGATTAGGTCAAAGGGTTTACTTTGGAAGGAAGCAACCCTTGTG GTCAACGTGACTTTTTCTCAAGTAAGAAACGAACCGGACGACTTTACCCAACTCGGTCCGGTAACGGTTGACTCAGCGATTACGACGAATATGCCAAGTCGTCGCGGCGGAATGGACTTCGATTCCTCTTCCTCACCGGCCACCGCTTCAAATTCCGGCGGAGTTAGCCCAATTCTAGGAACGGGGTCGAATTCAAGCCCGGAGAACCAATCTGAACCGGGTCATAAAGCCGGGTTTAACTGGTGGAAGAGACGACGGTTAAGCTTTTCAATGACCTGGAGAAGAGAACCGGTAATCATCCGGTTTAGCAAATTTCAAAAACCAAATGTGATTTTATATCCTAACCGGAACCGGTTTATTTTTTCGCAGAGAGAGGAAGAAAGTACAACAAAGACACCACCGTCGGCGGCGACGGAATCAGAAAAGCCGGCGACGGAGTTATCGTTCGAGCCGAACAGATGGGTAGCAAAGGATCTATCGAGCCGGGACGGAAAATCGAAGCTGAGATCGGAAGTCTACACGGCGTCGATCGATCAGAGAAGCGAACAAGCCGGCGGAGAAGCAGCCTGCGCGGCGGTTGCGGTGGTGGTTGCTCACTGGTTCCAAGCGAATCCTCGGCTAATCAATCCCTCGGAAACGGAATTCGATTCGCTGATCACGCAAGGATCTTCCTTATGGCAATCCCTCTCCGACGAAGAGTCTTATCTGACGCTGTTCCCGGACAGACATTTCGATCTGGAGACGGTCGTATCCGCCAAGCTACGGCCGGTTAAGGTTTGTACCGATAAATCGTTTACCGGGTTTTTCTCCCCGGAGAGGTTCGCTTCGCTGGAGGGTTTAATGTCGTTTGATCAGATCTGGGACGAAGTGGAGAAAGAGGTAAGGGCTGCGTCGGAGATTGGGGAGGCTAGGGTTTATATTATGAGCTGGAACGATCATTTCTTTGTGGTGAAAGGAGATATAGAAGGGTATTGTGTGATTGATTCGTTAGGGGAGAGACTGTTCGAAGGTTGCAAGCAGGCGTACATTCTCAAGTTTGATGATTCGAGTTTGATGTATGAGAAAGAGAAATTGGTTTGTAAAGGTAAAGAGTGTTGTAGAGAGTATATAAAGAGGTTTCTTGCGGCGATTCCGGTGGCGGAGTTGGCGGCAAAGGAGGAGAAAGGGGATGCTGATGTGTCTCTTCTTCATGAGAAACTTCAGATTGATTTGCATCATATTATGTTGATTGGTGACTAG